Genomic window (Leptotrichia sp. oral taxon 212):
AAATACTGTAAATTAGCATAATTATCAATAACTAAAATAAAATATCTATCAAAAATGAAGGAGGAAGTGACTTTGAGCAGAGTGAAAATAACAGAAACTTCATTAAGGGACGGTCATCAGTCTCTGATGGCAACTAGGCTTACAACAGCAGAGATATTGCCGATAGTTGAAAAAATGGACCGTGCCGGATATTATTCCCTTGAAGTATGGGGAGGAGCAACCTTTGATTCGGCAATCAGATTTTTAAATGAGGATCCATGGGAAAGACTGAGGGAAATAAGAAAAAGGGCAAAGAATACAAAACTTCAGATGCTTCTGAGAGGACAGAACCTCTTAGGATACAGACACTATGCTGATGACATAGTTGATAAATTTGTTGAAAAATCCATAAAAAATGGGATAGATGTAATAAGAATTTTTGATGCCTTAAACGATGTAAGAAATATACGGTGTGCATCTGAAAGTACTAAAAAGTATGGAGGGCACAGTCAGCTTGCAATATGCTATACAATAAGTCCTGTCCATACAATAGAATATTATAAAAATCTTGCACTGGAAATGCAGAATATGGGAGCAGATTCCATAGCAATAAAGGATATGGCCGGAATACTCCTTCCATATAGAGCCTATGAACTTGTAAGTGAACTGAAGAAAGTGATAAATGTTCCAATAGAAGTACATACTCACAACACTGCAGGGCTTGGAGCAATGACAAATCTGAAGTCGATAGAAGCAGGAATAGACATAGTTGACACTGCAATTTCTCCGCTTTCAGGAGGAACTTCACAGCCAACTACAGAATCTCTTGTAAGAACACTTGAAGGAACAGAATACGATACAGGAATTAATCTTGGTCTGCTAAAGGAAATCGCTGAATATTTTAAACCAATAAGAAAAAAATATCTGGATAAGGGAACTTTAAATCCTCAGGCATTATGCACAGAACCTAATATAGTGGAATACCAGCTTCCTGGAGGAATGCTTTCAAATATGCTTTCACAGCTGAAGGCTCAGAAAGCTGAAAATAAATATGAAGACGTACTGAAGGAAATACCAAAAGTAAGGGCAGATTTAGGTTATCCTCCGTTAGTAACTCCAATGAGCCAGATGGTTGGAACTCAGGCGGTATTTAATGTACTGACCGGAGAAAGATACAAGATGATACCGAAGGAAATAAAAGACTACGTAAGAGGAATGTACGGAAAATCACCTGTCCCTATTTCAGAGGAAATGAAGAAAAAAATAATAGGAGATGAGGAAGTGTTTACTGGAAGACCTGCCGATCTTTTAAACAATGAATATGATGAAATAAAAAAAGAAGCAGGAAATCTTGTTAAAAGTGAAGAAGATGTATTGACTTACGCAATGTTTCCTCAGGTAGCGCAGACATATTTTGAAAAACGTGATAATCCTGAAAAGGAAGTAAAAGTACAGACTATAAATGTAATATTTTAAGAAAGGAGCAGTGTAAATATAGTTTTTATTTCTTTAATTAGATAACTTTGTTACACTGAAAATATATGAAAATAATATATGGAGATTCTCCAATAACATTTGGAGACTCGCTGATTATAACAGTAGTGAGCATGCTGACAGTATTTTTAGTTTTAATTCTGATTTCTTTTATATTATCTCTTTTAAAATATATTCCTTCTGAAAAAAAATTAAGCGAAAATAAAAAAGTTGCAGTTAAACCGTTAGAAAATCAATTTCATGTTTCTTCGGAAACCCCTGTATCAGGAGGAAAAAAGGTTAGGCCGGAGGACATAAAGGATGAAAAAATGCTTGCAGCTGTTGCGGCGGCAGTCATAGATGCGGCAGGAGAAACAGATAATGCCTATATAAAAGTAAGATCGATAAGGGAAAACAATTAAAAACATCCTGAATACATTATAAGGATTATACGTTATCCTGAACAAACGTAAATATAAACTTGCAGGGAGATTATTATGATAAAATTATATAAAATAAAAATTGGAGAAAAGGTTTATGAAGTTGAACTGGAAGAAGTAAATGAAAAGGAAGGAAAAATAGAAGCTGCAAAGCCCGAAAATATAAAAGAGGAAAAAGCTGAAAAACCTGAGAACAAAGTAACAGGACAGGCAACAGGAAGTGTAAAAGTTGAAGCACCTATGCAAGGACTTGTAATAAGTGTGGATGTTTCTTTGGGACAGAAAGTGAAGGCGGGGGAAACGCTTATATTACTTGAGGCAATGAAAATGGAAAACCCTATAGTTGCCCCTGTTGACGGTACTGTGGAAGGAATACATATATCTAAGGGAGATACTGTGGAAACTGGAGCATTACTTATCAGTTTGTCATAGTCGTGAAAGGAGAAAGAAATGGAGTTGCTGAAAACGCTTTATAGTACAACAGGACTGTCCATGCTTACATGGCAGCAGTTTATAATGATAATAGTTGCACTTACTTTACTGTATCTTGCAATAAGAAAAGGATATGAGCCATATTTACTGTTACCCATATCTTTCGGAATGCTCCTTGTAAACCTGCCAGGAGTACCAAAGGAAGGTATGATGGAACCGGGAGG
Coding sequences:
- a CDS encoding oxaloacetate decarboxylase subunit alpha; this translates as MKEEVTLSRVKITETSLRDGHQSLMATRLTTAEILPIVEKMDRAGYYSLEVWGGATFDSAIRFLNEDPWERLREIRKRAKNTKLQMLLRGQNLLGYRHYADDIVDKFVEKSIKNGIDVIRIFDALNDVRNIRCASESTKKYGGHSQLAICYTISPVHTIEYYKNLALEMQNMGADSIAIKDMAGILLPYRAYELVSELKKVINVPIEVHTHNTAGLGAMTNLKSIEAGIDIVDTAISPLSGGTSQPTTESLVRTLEGTEYDTGINLGLLKEIAEYFKPIRKKYLDKGTLNPQALCTEPNIVEYQLPGGMLSNMLSQLKAQKAENKYEDVLKEIPKVRADLGYPPLVTPMSQMVGTQAVFNVLTGERYKMIPKEIKDYVRGMYGKSPVPISEEMKKKIIGDEEVFTGRPADLLNNEYDEIKKEAGNLVKSEEDVLTYAMFPQVAQTYFEKRDNPEKEVKVQTINVIF
- a CDS encoding OadG family protein; translated protein: MKIIYGDSPITFGDSLIITVVSMLTVFLVLILISFILSLLKYIPSEKKLSENKKVAVKPLENQFHVSSETPVSGGKKVRPEDIKDEKMLAAVAAAVIDAAGETDNAYIKVRSIRENN
- a CDS encoding biotin/lipoyl-containing protein, which gives rise to MIKLYKIKIGEKVYEVELEEVNEKEGKIEAAKPENIKEEKAEKPENKVTGQATGSVKVEAPMQGLVISVDVSLGQKVKAGETLILLEAMKMENPIVAPVDGTVEGIHISKGDTVETGALLISLS